Proteins from a single region of Chitinibacter bivalviorum:
- a CDS encoding BufA1 family periplasmic bufferin-type metallophore: MNKKQLVLASAMSAVLAMAAQSTFAADMSNEKCYGIAKAGGNDCAGNGHSCKGQASKDFDGKEWKHVAAGTCMEMKGTLKPM; this comes from the coding sequence ATGAATAAGAAACAACTAGTTCTAGCATCCGCCATGAGTGCCGTCTTGGCAATGGCTGCGCAGAGCACATTCGCTGCGGATATGAGCAATGAGAAATGCTATGGCATTGCCAAAGCAGGTGGTAATGATTGCGCTGGTAATGGGCACTCTTGCAAAGGTCAGGCGTCTAAAGACTTCGATGGCAAAGAATGGAAGCATGTCGCGGCAGGCACCTGCATGGAGATGAAGGGCACGCTCAAACCGATGTAA
- a CDS encoding chitinase N-terminal domain-containing protein has translation MRLIPWCLALLCVQAQAGILLSASEAARREQLACQPTAILGVLECEQLAPPPRAPSNDPEIKAPDYVPNSGESIPVPQTEQPMLPVLDAIPTRTKAGSLTLAWDIWFGTAGLWWEVWDKDQLRYRGRDFTRRIKDAPPNTPPEQLIDGGMQSVQSGTFQIAKLEAGEHQFLIKLCNGSLEQPVCNEVAASTWTDASDGQDGAAAKPDAPALAWIPQVTTEGKVTVAWNLWWGNTGTHWEVLNGSKIVYRSDKFTENYDHSQAGQVDVPLANGAHSLSVRLCRELACSTSDTLKVDAMLGPELSPAKPQVALFTPDDPDLGDGLLPSQVLLSWKTDEPGIVPDRWMMIDQTTRQVLFSQPIKADCGSGVWCGSWQGVPPSRPATLRVKLCKAKSCTDSDLIEVPGVEVK, from the coding sequence ATGCGTTTAATACCTTGGTGTCTGGCTCTGCTCTGCGTACAAGCTCAGGCTGGCATATTGCTGTCGGCCAGTGAAGCCGCACGCCGCGAGCAGCTCGCTTGTCAGCCCACGGCAATATTGGGCGTGCTCGAGTGCGAGCAACTCGCACCGCCACCCCGGGCACCAAGTAACGACCCTGAAATCAAAGCGCCTGATTATGTGCCAAATTCGGGTGAATCGATTCCGGTACCACAAACAGAGCAGCCAATGTTGCCTGTCTTGGATGCAATACCGACCCGAACTAAGGCGGGGTCCCTAACCTTGGCTTGGGATATCTGGTTTGGTACGGCAGGGCTATGGTGGGAGGTGTGGGATAAAGATCAGCTGCGCTACCGAGGGCGAGATTTTACGCGCCGTATCAAAGATGCGCCGCCCAATACCCCTCCCGAGCAATTGATCGATGGTGGGATGCAGTCGGTGCAAAGCGGGACCTTCCAGATTGCCAAGTTAGAAGCGGGTGAGCATCAATTTTTGATCAAGTTGTGCAATGGCTCGCTGGAGCAGCCAGTTTGCAATGAAGTGGCTGCCAGCACTTGGACCGATGCGAGTGATGGTCAGGATGGCGCAGCCGCAAAGCCCGATGCGCCCGCTTTAGCTTGGATACCGCAAGTGACCACCGAAGGGAAAGTCACTGTGGCTTGGAATCTATGGTGGGGCAATACAGGCACACATTGGGAAGTTTTGAACGGCAGTAAAATCGTTTATCGTTCGGATAAATTTACCGAAAACTATGATCACAGCCAAGCTGGGCAGGTGGATGTGCCGTTGGCCAATGGAGCGCATAGCTTGTCGGTGCGCTTGTGTCGCGAGCTGGCGTGCAGTACGTCGGACACTCTGAAAGTTGACGCAATGCTGGGGCCTGAATTGTCACCTGCGAAGCCACAAGTGGCACTCTTTACGCCTGATGATCCAGATTTGGGCGATGGCTTGCTGCCTAGCCAAGTGTTGCTGAGCTGGAAAACGGACGAGCCGGGCATCGTGCCGGATCGTTGGATGATGATTGATCAAACAACTCGGCAAGTTTTGTTTAGTCAGCCGATTAAAGCGGATTGTGGCTCGGGTGTTTGGTGCGGCAGTTGGCAAGGTGTGCCGCCATCGCGTCCAGCCACGCTGCGCGTGAAATTGTGTAAAGCCAAAAGTTGTACCGACAGCGATTTGATTGAAGTGCCGGGCGTTGAAGTCAAGTGA
- the serB gene encoding phosphoserine phosphatase SerB translates to MYRLVIQAPHIETQHLKQLARLAGAHSIETVHQHSQHAFKLHGAELENTEAVADFCESNQLDYAFIPEDISVRDIGLIVMDMDSTLITIECIDEIADMFGIKPQVAEITAAAMRGELDFNESLTRRVALLAGLEETALNRVYEERLQLMPGAETMLNGFKAAGAKSLLISGGFTFFTDKLKARLGLDYAIANVLEVVDGKLTGRVVGDIINAERKRNELIAHREALGLRENQVVAMGDGANDLPMLHAAGFGVALHAKPKVQAEAPYVINTVGMEGVLNYFC, encoded by the coding sequence ATGTACCGCCTTGTTATCCAAGCTCCGCATATTGAAACACAGCACCTGAAACAGCTTGCTCGCCTCGCGGGTGCGCATAGCATTGAAACCGTGCATCAACATTCTCAACACGCTTTTAAGCTGCACGGTGCGGAGCTAGAAAACACTGAGGCGGTTGCCGATTTTTGCGAATCCAATCAGCTCGATTACGCTTTTATTCCCGAAGACATCAGCGTTCGCGACATTGGCCTCATTGTGATGGACATGGATTCAACGCTGATCACGATCGAATGCATTGATGAAATCGCCGATATGTTTGGCATCAAACCTCAAGTTGCAGAAATTACTGCAGCGGCGATGCGAGGCGAACTCGACTTTAATGAAAGTCTGACCCGCCGTGTCGCCCTATTGGCCGGACTGGAAGAAACAGCGCTCAATCGCGTTTACGAAGAGCGCCTGCAATTGATGCCAGGCGCAGAAACCATGCTTAATGGCTTTAAAGCGGCAGGCGCCAAATCACTACTGATTTCGGGTGGCTTTACTTTCTTCACCGATAAATTAAAAGCTCGCCTCGGGCTTGATTATGCGATCGCGAATGTACTTGAAGTCGTTGATGGCAAGCTCACGGGTCGTGTCGTTGGCGACATCATCAATGCGGAACGCAAGCGCAATGAGCTGATCGCCCACCGTGAAGCCTTGGGCCTGCGCGAAAATCAAGTGGTGGCAATGGGTGATGGCGCAAATGATTTACCCATGCTGCATGCCGCGGGCTTTGGGGTCGCATTGCACGCCAAGCCTAAAGTGCAGGCCGAAGCGCCCTATGTCATCAATACGGTGGGCATGGAAGGCGTGCTCAATTATTTTTGCTAA
- a CDS encoding DEAD/DEAH box helicase: MPHTAATATDTPNEFVTLGLAPQITEVLEAQGFTKPTPIQAAAIPEILAGHDIMASAQTGTGKTAAFLLPALHRLTKESTHHARGPRILVLTPTRELAEQVSKVATELCRKIPRCKVVTVVGGVPYPVQNKMLAQPYEVLVATPGRLTDLLRSGRIDFRRMELLVLDEADRMLDMGFIDEVEAIVDQLPKERQTALFSATLTESVQRFAGPMLRSPKLVEMAPQATMQAQIAQSVHYADGYEHKQKLVAALLKKNDGQQSIIFTATKISADEVAEWLKMEGFKAAAMHGDLAQRDRRRTLDRLRRSDIDMIVATDVAARGIDVAGISLVINFDLPRFSEDYIHRIGRTGRAGRSGEAVSLVTKSDFTLLTKIRRQYNIDFTTQEIEGLEARFQPGRGGQGGDRGRPGNGGGRGRGGYAGNGGNGGGRGGYAGNRDGGGYKGNREGGSYGDRAPRGDRPEGHRSEASRGSFGERSHSSEGRGSYGDRAPRDSGYQGAPRERSFGSGQARDNNGGSYNRDSAPRGNFGGNRDGGAPRSDRGGYAGNREGGSRDGNRGSYGGNREGGAPRGNGGGYGGKPSGGNRGGGRFS; encoded by the coding sequence ATGCCGCATACTGCTGCTACCGCTACAGACACGCCTAACGAATTCGTAACATTGGGCTTGGCGCCACAAATTACAGAGGTTTTGGAAGCTCAAGGCTTTACCAAACCAACCCCTATTCAAGCTGCAGCTATCCCAGAAATCCTCGCTGGCCACGACATCATGGCTTCAGCACAAACGGGTACTGGTAAAACTGCAGCCTTCTTACTGCCTGCCCTGCATCGCCTGACCAAAGAATCAACTCATCACGCTCGCGGCCCACGTATTTTAGTTTTGACGCCAACACGTGAATTGGCTGAGCAGGTTTCTAAAGTTGCCACTGAACTGTGTCGCAAAATCCCACGCTGCAAAGTAGTTACTGTTGTTGGTGGCGTACCATACCCAGTACAAAACAAAATGCTGGCTCAGCCGTACGAAGTTTTGGTGGCAACGCCAGGTCGCTTGACTGACTTGCTGCGCAGTGGACGCATCGACTTCCGTCGCATGGAATTGTTGGTGTTGGACGAAGCCGACCGTATGCTCGACATGGGCTTTATTGATGAAGTTGAAGCGATTGTTGATCAATTGCCAAAAGAGCGTCAAACCGCCCTATTCTCTGCGACATTAACTGAATCAGTTCAACGCTTCGCTGGCCCAATGCTGCGTTCACCCAAACTGGTTGAAATGGCACCACAAGCCACGATGCAAGCGCAAATTGCGCAATCAGTTCATTACGCAGATGGCTACGAGCACAAACAAAAACTCGTTGCTGCCCTGCTCAAGAAAAATGACGGCCAACAATCGATCATCTTTACCGCAACCAAAATCTCTGCTGACGAAGTAGCTGAATGGTTGAAAATGGAAGGCTTTAAAGCAGCAGCAATGCACGGTGACTTGGCGCAGCGTGATCGTCGCCGCACCTTGGATCGTCTGCGTCGCAGCGACATCGACATGATCGTCGCAACAGACGTTGCTGCGCGTGGCATTGACGTTGCTGGCATCAGCTTGGTGATTAACTTTGACTTGCCACGCTTCTCAGAAGACTACATCCACCGCATTGGCCGTACCGGCCGTGCCGGTCGCTCAGGCGAAGCCGTGTCTTTGGTAACAAAGAGCGACTTCACTTTGCTGACTAAAATTCGTCGTCAATACAATATTGACTTCACAACCCAAGAAATCGAAGGTCTGGAAGCTCGCTTCCAACCAGGTCGCGGCGGCCAAGGCGGCGATCGTGGTCGCCCAGGTAACGGCGGCGGCCGTGGTCGTGGCGGTTACGCAGGTAATGGCGGCAATGGCGGCGGTCGTGGTGGTTACGCGGGCAACCGTGACGGTGGTGGCTACAAAGGCAACCGCGAAGGCGGCAGCTACGGTGATCGCGCGCCACGCGGCGATCGTCCAGAAGGTCATCGCAGTGAAGCATCACGCGGCAGCTTTGGCGAACGCTCACACAGCAGCGAAGGCCGCGGCAGCTACGGCGATCGCGCACCACGTGACAGCGGCTATCAAGGCGCCCCACGCGAACGCAGCTTTGGTTCAGGCCAAGCGCGTGACAACAATGGCGGCAGCTACAACCGTGATTCAGCACCACGTGGTAATTTCGGCGGCAACCGTGACGGCGGCGCTCCACGCAGCGACCGTGGCGGCTACGCAGGCAACCGCGAAGGCGGCTCACGCGACGGCAATCGCGGCAGCTACGGCGGCAACCGTGAAGGCGGTGCTCCACGCGGCAACGGTGGCGGCTACGGCGGTAAACCAAGCGGCGGCAACCGCGGTGGCGGTCGCTTTAGCTAA
- a CDS encoding gamma-glutamylcyclotransferase family protein — protein MTEQYLFVYGTLKRGLSNHHYLGSARYVAQGITQQRFALYTIEYPFLSKSPACYQVRGELYLIDAQDLAQVDVLEQHPSDYCRELTSIIADDGQVISAWAYFHPQPRGRLLPRGEFEPAQIAL, from the coding sequence ATGACTGAACAGTATTTATTTGTGTATGGTACTTTAAAGCGCGGTTTGAGTAATCATCATTATTTGGGCTCTGCCAGGTATGTTGCTCAGGGCATTACGCAGCAAAGGTTTGCGCTATATACCATCGAGTATCCATTTCTTAGCAAAAGCCCCGCCTGCTATCAAGTTCGCGGGGAGTTGTATTTAATTGATGCGCAAGACCTGGCGCAGGTCGATGTACTTGAGCAGCATCCGAGCGATTATTGTCGCGAGCTCACATCGATTATTGCGGATGATGGGCAAGTGATTTCGGCTTGGGCTTATTTTCATCCGCAACCCCGCGGCCGTTTATTGCCTCGCGGTGAATTTGAACCCGCCCAGATTGCGCTGTGA
- a CDS encoding UPF0149 family protein — protein sequence MKQQLLTDDQLEQLDGFLMSPRTPAETMDIEMLDGFLVALAIGPEEVPEEEWLPAIFAGTPPEFDDHAEADEIFGLIRQHAASIKAAFSVNRRDNPGENPLYVPVILSDEDQDEKWQETSGVYWASGFFAGIEARSEAWDDLLEANAELDSAVEKILALAASEADDADQSPSDEVGAEPLKLLSTKERQERVSELPWHIEDVMYYVLEEKFGKVEQVVREEPKVGRNDPCHCGSGKKFKKCHGA from the coding sequence ATGAAGCAACAACTACTCACTGACGACCAACTCGAGCAGCTCGATGGCTTTTTAATGTCACCGCGCACGCCAGCTGAAACCATGGACATCGAAATGCTCGATGGTTTTCTCGTGGCCTTGGCCATTGGCCCTGAAGAAGTACCGGAAGAAGAATGGCTACCTGCTATTTTTGCAGGTACGCCGCCCGAGTTTGACGATCATGCGGAAGCGGATGAGATTTTCGGCTTAATTCGCCAGCACGCAGCGAGCATCAAAGCGGCTTTTTCAGTCAATCGCCGTGACAATCCAGGTGAAAACCCACTGTATGTTCCGGTGATTTTGTCCGATGAGGATCAAGATGAAAAATGGCAGGAAACCAGCGGCGTTTACTGGGCCTCTGGCTTTTTTGCGGGCATCGAAGCTCGCTCTGAAGCTTGGGATGATTTACTCGAAGCCAATGCTGAGCTCGATAGCGCCGTGGAAAAAATCCTCGCCCTTGCAGCAAGTGAAGCCGATGATGCCGATCAAAGCCCAAGCGATGAAGTGGGCGCGGAACCATTAAAGTTATTGAGTACCAAAGAGCGTCAAGAACGTGTATCTGAATTGCCTTGGCATATTGAAGACGTGATGTATTACGTGCTCGAAGAGAAATTTGGCAAAGTAGAACAAGTTGTTCGCGAAGAGCCCAAAGTCGGCCGCAACGACCCATGCCATTGCGGCTCTGGCAAGAAATTTAAAAAGTGTCATGGCGCTTAA
- a CDS encoding FUSC family protein, with the protein MFLGALAFGLPLCWLISQGHSKQAAFAGFGIIVSLFMDIGSTRRLRLESMLVGNVLIVCAAALSMAINDFWLPWLIGLVVLLSFIGSSLAAGFALDLKLRMLAAAYLVAYPGSLITSEILPMYLAGASCTMLLSTAFAPRMNNPIAAAITPHWRNDWLQLRAGHKAGITFGVFLGFACVSSFFAAHSFHLLAPNIAAVTTLMVFRPEPDRTSSTIWLRLIGVLLASILAWALVFPAASSWTLLGLAIVAGAFVPVAFANGLMYVAALITFIMYVLLALLGIHGHTAQHAAEMRVIETLLGALIAAFFAMIYELLNSKTTP; encoded by the coding sequence ATGTTTTTGGGTGCACTCGCTTTTGGCTTGCCCTTGTGTTGGCTAATTTCTCAAGGCCATAGCAAACAGGCCGCATTTGCTGGCTTCGGCATAATTGTTAGTCTCTTTATGGACATCGGCAGCACACGTCGCCTACGCTTGGAAAGCATGCTAGTCGGCAATGTCCTCATCGTTTGCGCTGCCGCGCTAAGCATGGCCATCAATGACTTTTGGCTACCCTGGTTGATCGGCTTGGTGGTTTTATTGAGTTTTATTGGTAGCAGCTTAGCGGCTGGCTTTGCACTGGATTTAAAGCTGCGCATGCTGGCGGCTGCTTATCTGGTCGCCTACCCAGGCAGCTTAATTACCAGCGAAATATTGCCGATGTATCTAGCTGGGGCCAGCTGCACCATGCTACTTAGTACTGCATTTGCACCACGCATGAATAATCCAATTGCAGCCGCAATCACCCCGCATTGGCGAAATGACTGGCTGCAACTTCGTGCAGGACATAAAGCGGGCATCACCTTTGGCGTATTTTTAGGCTTTGCCTGCGTCAGTAGTTTTTTTGCCGCTCATAGTTTTCATTTGCTGGCACCGAATATCGCCGCAGTTACAACGCTGATGGTATTTAGGCCGGAGCCTGATCGCACCAGCTCAACGATCTGGCTGCGCTTGATTGGGGTATTGCTGGCGTCAATATTGGCATGGGCGTTGGTATTTCCTGCGGCATCGAGCTGGACACTGCTCGGATTAGCAATCGTCGCTGGCGCCTTTGTTCCTGTCGCATTCGCCAACGGCTTAATGTATGTTGCTGCTCTGATCACATTTATCATGTACGTGTTGTTGGCATTACTGGGTATACACGGACATACCGCACAACACGCGGCTGAAATGCGGGTCATTGAAACCTTATTAGGTGCGTTGATCGCCGCTTTTTTTGCCATGATTTACGAATTACTCAATTCCAAAACCACTCCTTAA
- the recJ gene encoding single-stranded-DNA-specific exonuclease RecJ, whose protein sequence is MSQIKARAVPAALEQNLLAAGFSELQARLYAARGIANPQELEHELKHLLPFQLLKNAPEMGLRLADAIEQGKRLLIVGDYDADGATATTLGMKGLAALGAKVDFIVPNRFEYGYGLTPEIVELAREKSPDIIITVDNGIASHAGVETAKSYGIEVLITDHHLPADTLPDALIVNPNQGGCTFPSKSLAGVGVMFYVLMALRAVLRDRGAFANQPEPNLAQWLDIVALGTVADVVKLDANNRILVEQGLKRMRAGRACPGIMALFTAAGRFYGRASCFDLGFTLGPRLNAAGRLDDMSFGINTLLASSEEVALPQAKELDQLNRSRREIEQGMREEAERALINVDVADRYSLSLYQADWHQGVVGIVASRVKDQFHRPTIVFADGSGDEIKGSGRSIPGLHLRDALDLVSKRHPHLIKKFGGHAMAAGLTLLRADFAEFETAFESVCRELLDEAHLTRTIETDGELPSYAMQIATAEMLDKQVWGQGFPAPMFQGQFRVVEQRIVGEKHSKLKLSSSEGILLEAMKFNHAEPIPRDINAVYKISVNEFRGERILQLQLEYCEAI, encoded by the coding sequence ATGTCGCAGATTAAGGCGCGCGCAGTTCCTGCTGCCTTGGAGCAAAACCTACTCGCGGCAGGCTTTAGCGAATTGCAGGCTCGACTCTATGCCGCGCGCGGCATCGCTAACCCGCAAGAGCTAGAGCACGAACTCAAGCATTTACTACCATTTCAGCTGCTAAAAAACGCACCCGAAATGGGGCTGCGTTTGGCCGATGCGATCGAGCAGGGTAAACGCCTGTTGATCGTGGGTGACTATGATGCTGACGGCGCAACTGCAACCACCTTAGGCATGAAAGGTCTTGCTGCGCTAGGTGCGAAAGTCGATTTTATCGTCCCAAACCGTTTTGAATATGGTTACGGTTTAACGCCCGAAATCGTCGAGCTGGCGCGGGAAAAATCGCCCGATATTATTATTACCGTCGATAACGGTATCGCTAGCCATGCGGGGGTTGAGACTGCCAAATCCTATGGGATAGAAGTATTAATTACCGATCATCATTTGCCTGCCGATACCTTGCCAGATGCTTTGATCGTCAACCCGAATCAGGGCGGCTGCACCTTCCCGAGCAAAAGCCTCGCCGGTGTCGGCGTAATGTTTTATGTGCTGATGGCGCTGCGCGCTGTGCTGCGTGATCGCGGTGCTTTCGCCAATCAGCCCGAACCCAATTTGGCGCAGTGGCTCGATATTGTCGCGCTCGGTACGGTTGCGGATGTGGTAAAGCTCGATGCGAATAATCGTATCTTGGTTGAGCAAGGTCTTAAACGCATGCGTGCTGGGCGAGCTTGCCCGGGTATCATGGCCTTGTTTACGGCCGCAGGGCGCTTTTATGGCCGCGCGAGCTGTTTTGATCTGGGCTTTACGCTGGGGCCGCGGCTGAATGCGGCGGGTCGGCTCGATGATATGAGCTTTGGGATCAATACATTATTGGCAAGTAGCGAGGAAGTCGCCTTGCCGCAAGCCAAAGAGCTGGATCAACTCAATCGCTCCCGCCGTGAAATCGAGCAGGGCATGCGCGAAGAAGCAGAACGTGCGCTGATCAATGTCGATGTGGCAGATCGTTACAGCCTGAGCCTGTATCAAGCCGATTGGCATCAGGGGGTGGTCGGCATTGTTGCGTCGCGGGTCAAAGATCAATTTCATCGCCCGACTATTGTCTTTGCGGATGGTTCTGGTGATGAAATTAAAGGTTCTGGTCGATCGATTCCAGGTTTGCATTTGCGTGATGCGCTGGATCTAGTTTCTAAGCGCCATCCACACCTGATCAAAAAATTTGGCGGCCACGCAATGGCAGCGGGGTTAACTTTGCTGCGCGCCGATTTTGCAGAGTTTGAAACTGCTTTTGAGTCGGTTTGCCGCGAATTACTCGATGAGGCTCACTTAACTCGTACTATCGAAACGGATGGTGAATTACCGAGTTATGCCATGCAAATCGCGACAGCTGAAATGCTCGATAAGCAGGTTTGGGGACAAGGTTTTCCCGCTCCGATGTTTCAAGGGCAGTTTCGCGTCGTTGAGCAACGTATCGTGGGCGAAAAGCATAGCAAGTTAAAGCTGAGTTCTAGCGAGGGTATCTTGCTGGAGGCAATGAAATTTAACCATGCTGAGCCAATACCTCGGGATATCAATGCGGTTTACAAAATCAGCGTGAATGAATTTCGCGGTGAGCGGATTTTGCAGTTACAGTTAGAGTATTGTGAAGCGATCTAA
- a CDS encoding HvfC/BufC N-terminal domain-containing protein, which translates to MSAPKQAYETAQALFAQAISQAITQDITQDIAQATTQATLHSSALTQNTRGNIRFYQLNHRYNRVDALALAYPTILALLGDDFFRAMALRYVDITPAQSANLSEDGATFSDFIAQFPPAAPYPYLADCARLDWVLHCAHFAENVAALDAQALVPYLSDAEQLGAIRLTFHPSLHLVSSSWAIQSIWQMHHGADTPTDWAKAESVLVWRQAALGEATRLIKPQDTAFLQSLQAGQSLGEALNMADDDFDLTDYLQFWLQEQLITGISN; encoded by the coding sequence ATGAGTGCGCCCAAACAAGCTTATGAAACAGCACAAGCGCTCTTCGCGCAAGCAATCTCCCAAGCGATTACCCAAGACATCACTCAAGACATCGCCCAAGCCACGACCCAAGCGACGTTACACAGCAGTGCGTTGACGCAAAACACCCGCGGCAATATACGTTTTTATCAGCTCAATCATCGCTACAATCGTGTCGATGCGCTAGCGCTGGCTTATCCGACGATTTTGGCCTTGTTGGGGGATGATTTCTTTCGCGCCATGGCGCTCAGATATGTCGACATAACGCCCGCCCAAAGTGCCAACCTTAGCGAAGATGGCGCGACTTTTTCCGATTTTATAGCGCAATTTCCTCCCGCCGCGCCCTATCCCTATTTAGCCGATTGCGCCCGCCTCGATTGGGTCTTGCATTGCGCGCACTTTGCCGAAAACGTCGCTGCTCTAGATGCGCAGGCGCTGGTGCCTTATTTGAGCGATGCGGAACAACTCGGAGCGATTCGCTTAACCTTCCACCCCAGTTTGCATCTAGTGTCATCGAGCTGGGCGATTCAATCTATTTGGCAGATGCATCATGGTGCTGATACACCCACAGACTGGGCCAAAGCTGAATCTGTACTGGTCTGGCGCCAAGCCGCGCTAGGCGAGGCCACGCGATTGATTAAGCCACAAGACACCGCTTTTTTACAGAGCCTACAGGCAGGGCAAAGCTTGGGTGAGGCACTGAATATGGCGGATGACGATTTTGATTTAACAGACTATTTGCAATTTTGGCTGCAAGAGCAATTAATCACTGGCATCAGCAATTAA
- a CDS encoding BufA1 family periplasmic bufferin-type metallophore, which translates to MEKKQLILASAMAAVLAVAAQPASASDAAGKEKCYGIAKAAGNDCAGNGHACAGQAAKDMDGKEWKYVAKGTCVEMKGSLKAM; encoded by the coding sequence ATGGAAAAAAAACAACTCATTCTCGCTTCAGCAATGGCCGCTGTTTTGGCTGTAGCTGCTCAACCCGCTAGCGCCAGCGATGCCGCCGGGAAAGAAAAATGCTACGGCATCGCCAAGGCCGCAGGTAACGATTGCGCCGGCAATGGTCACGCCTGTGCAGGGCAAGCCGCCAAAGACATGGATGGCAAAGAGTGGAAATATGTCGCCAAAGGCACGTGCGTTGAAATGAAGGGCAGCCTCAAGGCCATGTAA
- a CDS encoding GNAT family N-acetyltransferase — protein MIIRPIQEKDLVPTRLLITAAIEAADIRDHAALPEQIDACNESALAQLNEPDANHAITLVCQMADEVIGTAQFNQDGEVKLFYVQPEWQRRGIGRALLAEMALNAQCLDITTLQVHSTLGAKLFFIEHGFRSQDSDFSEWLVADLTKWKIKYEATTTH, from the coding sequence ATGATTATTCGCCCTATTCAAGAAAAAGATCTTGTGCCAACACGTTTGCTCATCACCGCGGCGATTGAAGCGGCTGATATCCGTGATCACGCCGCTTTGCCCGAGCAAATTGATGCTTGTAATGAGTCAGCGCTGGCGCAACTGAATGAACCTGATGCCAATCATGCAATTACTCTAGTGTGCCAAATGGCGGATGAAGTGATTGGTACGGCACAATTTAACCAAGATGGGGAAGTGAAGTTGTTTTATGTCCAGCCTGAATGGCAGCGCCGCGGCATTGGTCGCGCCTTATTGGCTGAAATGGCATTGAATGCCCAATGCCTCGATATAACAACCCTGCAAGTCCATAGCACCTTGGGAGCAAAACTCTTTTTTATCGAACATGGCTTTCGCAGCCAAGACAGTGATTTTAGCGAGTGGCTAGTTGCTGATCTGACAAAATGGAAAATTAAATATGAAGCAACAACTACTCACTGA
- the bufB gene encoding MNIO family bufferin maturase — MQTNTLPQKAGLGLRTPHLPEVLAQMPEVAWWEVHSENYFGGGAPMATLRHLRSHYPISLHGVGLGLGNQTISTRHLQQLVNLVDEIEPQSVSEHLAWNRYGAQVFPDLLPLPRLEGVLEKLVEHIDHVQNKLQRRILLENVSTSIQFKGEIYSEAELLAHLVQKTGCGILLDVNNLYVNQINLGVDPYSEIAKLPLAAVGEIHIAGFEMIDDVAIDTHGAPPCDAVWQLLADVLKVCGPLPVLLERDTHLPSWPELYTDYQSLVQFCQAQYGEQNRCPQ, encoded by the coding sequence ATGCAAACCAATACCCTACCCCAAAAAGCCGGACTAGGCCTACGCACGCCCCATTTGCCCGAGGTGCTGGCGCAAATGCCTGAGGTGGCATGGTGGGAAGTGCACAGCGAAAATTACTTTGGCGGTGGCGCACCTATGGCCACTTTGCGCCATTTAAGATCGCATTATCCGATCAGCCTGCACGGCGTTGGTCTTGGGCTGGGCAATCAAACCATCTCGACGCGACATCTACAGCAGTTAGTCAATTTGGTCGACGAGATTGAACCTCAATCCGTATCTGAGCATTTGGCTTGGAATCGCTATGGCGCGCAGGTTTTTCCCGATCTACTACCCCTACCCCGGCTAGAAGGTGTACTTGAGAAGCTCGTTGAACACATCGACCACGTTCAAAACAAATTGCAGCGACGAATCTTGCTGGAAAATGTGTCGACCAGTATTCAATTCAAAGGGGAAATATATTCGGAAGCGGAATTACTAGCCCATCTGGTTCAAAAAACAGGCTGCGGCATTTTGCTCGATGTTAATAACCTCTATGTCAATCAAATCAATCTCGGGGTAGACCCGTATTCTGAAATTGCTAAATTACCGCTAGCGGCAGTCGGGGAAATCCATATTGCTGGATTTGAAATGATCGACGATGTCGCAATTGACACCCATGGTGCACCGCCTTGTGACGCTGTTTGGCAATTGCTGGCTGACGTCTTGAAAGTTTGTGGCCCACTTCCCGTGCTGCTAGAGCGAGACACGCATTTACCGAGCTGGCCCGAGCTGTATACCGACTATCAAAGCTTGGTACAGTTTTGCCAAGCACAATACGGCGAGCAAAATAGGTGTCCGCAATGA